A stretch of the Amycolatopsis sp. BJA-103 genome encodes the following:
- a CDS encoding FAD-binding and (Fe-S)-binding domain-containing protein, translated as MDSVEILADAATLALYTTDASNYRHVPQGVVLPRSVDEVIAAVAACREAGLPVIARGGGTSVAGNSCGPGVVIDLSRHLGGVLDLDPGARTARVAPGTVLDDLQALAAPHGLRFGPDPSTHSRCTIGGMIGNNACGSHSVAYGRTVDVVRELDVLLYDGTRLTVGPTSPSEVDERAAKPGTEGRVFSELRALVRDNLALLRTELSSFSRRVSGYGLEHLLPENGFDVAKALVGSEGTCVTVLGATVSLAEVPKRKVLAVLGFESDIAAADAVPAILPWSPLTVEGVDADLVALLEPGRADGLPPGGAWLFVEMEDPDKARDLIAGLRGALTGSALLDDAAAQKRLWRIREEGAGLATRLAGGEEAWPGWEDAAVPPARLGAYLREFKELMRKHGRKSVVYGHYGEGCLHLRLDFDLLSPHGIAGFRLFLEEAADLVAAHGGSLSGEHGDGQARSELLSRMYSPEILALFARFKGIFDPAGRMNPGILVDPRPVDADLRVRRAPLALEDVTALAYPEDQGSFGQAMRRCVGVGKCRNTTGAGVMCPSYRATREEKHSTRGRAHLLAEMVNGELITDGWRSEEVAEALDLCLSCKGCLSDCPVDVDMATYKAEFLHQHHKGRVRPASHYSMGWLPVWLRAASLAPRLANTMSRRFSGLLKKFGGIAPERELPTFARTPFTRRRDDLKRWATGPRRVVLWPDSFNNYLTPDVLDAAAEVLIAAGYDVVLPDRGVCCGLTWVSTGQLDVAKNVLRRTLSVLEPYLRSGYQVAGLEPSCTALFRGDLEALLPGDPVAKLLAAQTRTFAELVEDSPLEFRSLDVEALSQVHCHQHAVLGFGADEAAMRAAGIHNSTMDSGCCGLAGNFGFERGHYDVSVACAEDRMLPAIRAAAEGTEVVADGFSCRTQIEQLDGRKAVHLAELLRRALP; from the coding sequence ATGGACTCCGTGGAGATCCTGGCCGACGCCGCGACACTGGCTCTGTACACGACCGACGCCTCCAACTACCGGCACGTGCCCCAGGGCGTGGTGCTGCCGCGGAGCGTCGACGAAGTGATCGCGGCCGTCGCCGCCTGCCGGGAGGCCGGGCTGCCGGTGATCGCCAGAGGCGGCGGCACCAGCGTCGCGGGCAACTCGTGCGGGCCGGGCGTCGTGATCGACCTGTCGCGTCACCTCGGCGGGGTCCTCGACCTCGATCCCGGGGCGCGCACGGCGCGGGTGGCGCCCGGGACCGTCCTCGACGACCTCCAAGCGCTCGCCGCGCCGCACGGGCTCCGCTTCGGCCCCGATCCGTCGACGCATTCGCGCTGCACGATCGGCGGGATGATCGGCAACAACGCCTGCGGTTCGCATTCGGTCGCCTACGGGCGCACGGTCGACGTCGTCCGTGAACTGGACGTGCTGCTCTACGACGGCACCCGGCTGACCGTCGGGCCCACCTCACCGTCCGAAGTGGACGAGCGAGCGGCCAAGCCCGGTACGGAAGGCCGGGTCTTCTCGGAGTTGCGCGCGCTCGTCCGGGACAACCTGGCGTTGCTGCGCACCGAGCTGTCCTCGTTCAGCAGGCGGGTGTCCGGGTACGGGCTGGAACACCTGTTGCCGGAGAACGGTTTCGACGTCGCCAAGGCGCTGGTCGGCAGCGAGGGCACCTGCGTCACCGTGCTGGGGGCGACGGTCTCCCTCGCCGAGGTGCCGAAACGCAAGGTCCTCGCGGTGCTCGGCTTCGAGTCCGACATCGCCGCGGCCGACGCGGTCCCGGCGATCCTGCCGTGGTCGCCGCTGACCGTGGAAGGGGTCGACGCGGACCTCGTCGCACTGCTGGAGCCGGGCCGTGCCGACGGACTCCCGCCGGGTGGGGCCTGGTTGTTCGTCGAGATGGAAGACCCGGACAAGGCGCGCGACCTGATCGCCGGGCTGCGGGGCGCGCTGACCGGATCCGCGCTGCTGGACGACGCGGCCGCGCAGAAGCGGCTGTGGCGCATCCGGGAGGAGGGCGCCGGTCTCGCGACGCGGCTGGCCGGTGGCGAGGAAGCCTGGCCCGGCTGGGAAGACGCCGCCGTCCCGCCCGCGCGGTTGGGCGCCTACTTGCGCGAGTTCAAGGAACTCATGCGGAAGCACGGCCGCAAGAGCGTCGTCTACGGCCACTACGGCGAGGGCTGCCTGCATCTGCGGCTGGACTTCGATCTCCTTTCCCCGCACGGGATCGCCGGATTCCGGTTATTCCTCGAAGAGGCGGCCGACCTGGTCGCCGCGCACGGCGGCTCGCTGTCCGGGGAACACGGCGACGGCCAGGCCCGCTCGGAACTGCTGTCCCGGATGTACAGCCCCGAGATCCTCGCGCTTTTCGCGCGGTTCAAGGGGATCTTCGATCCGGCGGGCAGGATGAACCCCGGCATCCTCGTCGATCCGAGGCCGGTCGACGCCGATCTCCGGGTCCGCCGGGCACCGCTCGCACTGGAGGACGTCACCGCGCTCGCGTACCCGGAGGATCAGGGGAGCTTCGGGCAGGCGATGCGGCGCTGCGTCGGCGTCGGGAAATGCCGCAACACCACCGGCGCGGGCGTGATGTGCCCGAGTTATCGCGCCACTCGCGAGGAAAAGCACTCGACACGCGGGCGCGCGCATCTGCTCGCCGAGATGGTCAACGGCGAGCTGATCACCGACGGCTGGCGTTCGGAAGAAGTCGCCGAGGCGCTGGATCTCTGCCTTTCGTGCAAGGGCTGCCTCTCCGACTGCCCGGTCGATGTCGACATGGCGACCTACAAGGCGGAATTCCTGCACCAGCACCACAAGGGGCGGGTGCGCCCGGCATCGCACTACTCGATGGGCTGGCTCCCGGTGTGGCTGCGCGCGGCCTCGCTGGCGCCACGGCTGGCGAACACGATGTCGCGCCGGTTCTCCGGCCTGCTGAAGAAATTCGGCGGGATCGCACCGGAACGCGAGCTCCCGACGTTCGCCCGGACACCGTTCACGCGACGCCGCGACGACCTCAAACGCTGGGCGACCGGTCCCCGGCGCGTGGTGCTGTGGCCCGATTCTTTCAACAACTACCTCACGCCGGACGTCCTCGACGCCGCGGCCGAGGTGCTCATCGCGGCCGGCTACGACGTCGTCCTGCCCGATCGCGGCGTCTGCTGTGGCCTCACGTGGGTGTCCACCGGGCAGCTCGACGTGGCGAAGAACGTGTTGCGCCGCACGCTTTCCGTCCTCGAGCCTTACCTGCGGTCGGGGTATCAGGTGGCCGGGCTGGAGCCGAGTTGCACGGCTCTCTTCCGCGGTGATCTGGAGGCGCTCCTGCCCGGTGACCCGGTGGCGAAACTGCTCGCCGCGCAGACCCGCACCTTCGCCGAACTCGTCGAAGACTCACCGCTGGAATTCCGTTCGCTGGACGTCGAAGCGCTCAGCCAGGTCCACTGCCACCAGCACGCCGTGCTCGGCTTCGGCGCCGACGAGGCCGCGATGCGCGCGGCGGGTATCCACAATTCCACAATGGACTCCGGTTGCTGTGGATTGGCTGGCAACTTCGGTTTCGAACGCGGCCACTACGATGTTTCCGTCGCCTGCGCCGAAGACCGCATGCTGCCCGCGATCCGCGCCGCGGCCGAGGGCACCGAAGTGGTCGCGGACGGGTTCAGCTGCCGGACGCAGATCGAGCAACTCGACGGACGCAAGGCCGTGCACCTGGCGGAGCTGCTACGACGCGCGCTGCCGTAG
- a CDS encoding ABC transporter substrate-binding protein — translation MKRMYPAVALAAVLVLSACSTKAGDSGSSGADGSGVKAGKGVTASEITLGVMTDKTGVFKNLGLGITQGNELWAKDFNAAGGACGRQVKLETVDHGYKADTAKTLYPQIEPKVLGFVQLLGSPVVAALKQNIASDKTVAAPASWSSELLDNPYVMIVGTTYDLEIIDGLSYFQEQGLVKDGDTIGHVYIDGEYGKNGLRGSQFYAKKHNLTVKEVKITSTDNDLTNIVTGLKGDGVKAIVLTTTPAQTGSALAANKALGLNVPVLGNNPVFDPVLLKSPAANALDKLTIVASSVPFSADLPKAKDVAAKYKAAYKETPNGGIPYGYAVGEVWGAVLKKACENKDLTRDGIAAALKQTTSASTEDLVAALDFSKAGTPATRQVYAATPDASAEGGVRYVKPLFEAPEAKEYVAPHQK, via the coding sequence ATGAAACGCATGTATCCGGCCGTCGCGCTGGCGGCGGTCCTCGTCCTCTCGGCGTGCAGTACGAAAGCGGGCGACTCGGGGTCCTCGGGGGCGGACGGTTCGGGCGTCAAGGCGGGCAAGGGAGTGACGGCCTCGGAGATCACCCTCGGCGTGATGACCGACAAGACCGGGGTCTTCAAGAACCTCGGACTCGGCATCACGCAAGGGAACGAGCTGTGGGCCAAGGACTTCAACGCCGCGGGCGGGGCGTGCGGGCGCCAGGTCAAACTGGAGACCGTCGACCACGGCTACAAGGCGGACACGGCGAAAACCCTGTACCCGCAGATCGAGCCGAAGGTGCTCGGGTTCGTGCAGTTGCTCGGCTCACCGGTGGTGGCCGCGCTGAAACAGAACATCGCCTCGGACAAGACCGTCGCCGCACCCGCGTCGTGGTCTTCGGAGCTGCTCGACAACCCGTACGTGATGATCGTCGGGACGACCTACGACCTGGAGATCATCGACGGCCTTTCCTATTTCCAGGAACAAGGCCTGGTGAAGGACGGCGACACGATCGGGCACGTCTACATCGACGGCGAGTACGGCAAGAACGGCCTGCGCGGCTCGCAGTTCTACGCCAAGAAGCACAATCTGACCGTCAAGGAAGTCAAGATCACCTCGACCGACAACGACCTGACCAACATCGTCACCGGGCTCAAGGGTGACGGCGTCAAGGCGATCGTCCTGACCACCACGCCAGCCCAGACCGGTTCCGCGCTCGCGGCGAACAAGGCGCTCGGGTTGAACGTGCCCGTGCTCGGCAACAACCCGGTGTTCGATCCCGTGCTGTTGAAGAGCCCGGCGGCGAACGCGCTGGACAAACTGACGATCGTCGCCAGCAGTGTCCCGTTCTCCGCCGACCTCCCCAAGGCCAAGGACGTCGCGGCGAAGTACAAGGCGGCGTACAAGGAGACCCCGAACGGCGGGATCCCCTACGGCTACGCGGTCGGCGAAGTGTGGGGCGCGGTGCTCAAGAAGGCCTGCGAGAACAAGGACCTCACCCGGGACGGCATCGCCGCGGCGCTGAAGCAGACGACGTCGGCGAGCACGGAGGACCTGGTGGCGGCGCTGGACTTCTCGAAGGCGGGCACCCCGGCGACACGCCAGGTGTACGCGGCGACACCGGACGCGTCGGCCGAGGGCGGGGTCCGCTACGTCAAGCCGCTGTTCGAGGCTCCCGAGGCGAAGGAGTACGTGGCTCCGCACCAGAAGTGA
- a CDS encoding ABC transporter ATP-binding protein, producing the protein MLSVRDLQVRYGRSVAALHGVDLDVSPDGVLAVLGSNGAGKSTLLRTVSGTLRMHRGSISAGEVRYDGKSLTRLDPARIVGLGVVGVPEGRQVFARMTVEENLRAGGIGARSPGQRAAARKRVDELFPVLSERAKQRAGLLSGGEQQMLAIGRALMSGPRLLLLDEPSLGLAPKIVEQIGAIIREIHDQGTAVVLVEQNAVMALRVADHAIVLEVGRVALAGTTAELTASEDVQRLYLGGHAESQATAEAEAADAREHLAGRSLSRWAG; encoded by the coding sequence TTGCTGAGTGTCCGTGATCTTCAGGTGCGGTACGGCCGATCGGTGGCCGCACTGCACGGGGTCGACCTCGATGTTTCACCCGATGGAGTACTGGCCGTCCTGGGCAGCAACGGCGCCGGGAAATCGACCCTGCTGCGGACCGTCTCCGGCACCCTGCGCATGCACCGCGGCTCGATTTCCGCCGGCGAGGTCCGCTACGACGGCAAGTCGCTGACCAGGCTCGATCCGGCTCGCATCGTCGGGCTGGGCGTCGTCGGTGTTCCCGAAGGCCGTCAGGTCTTCGCGCGGATGACCGTCGAGGAGAACCTCCGCGCGGGCGGGATCGGCGCCCGCTCCCCCGGGCAGCGCGCCGCCGCGAGGAAACGCGTCGACGAACTCTTCCCGGTCCTGTCCGAGCGGGCCAAACAACGCGCGGGCCTGCTTTCCGGCGGTGAGCAGCAAATGCTCGCGATCGGCCGCGCGCTGATGTCCGGCCCGCGACTGCTGCTGCTCGACGAACCGTCGCTCGGCCTCGCGCCGAAGATCGTCGAACAGATCGGCGCCATCATCCGCGAGATCCACGATCAGGGCACCGCCGTGGTGCTGGTCGAGCAGAACGCGGTGATGGCGTTGCGCGTGGCCGACCACGCGATCGTCCTCGAAGTGGGCCGGGTCGCGCTGGCCGGGACGACGGCCGAACTCACCGCGAGCGAGGACGTCCAGCGGCTCTACCTCGGCGGCCACGCCGAATCGCAGGCCACCGCCGAAGCCGAGGCCGCGGACGCCCGCGAGCACCTCGCGGGCCGGAGCCTTTCGAGGTGGGCCGGATGA
- a CDS encoding response regulator codes for MGAGTVPSPVTVLVVDDHPVVRDGVSLLLRYDPAMTVVGSAETGRAAIQRAGELKPVLILLDLRLPDMLAPEVIAELRRVHPAGRIVVFTAHGDHQGVRAALDSGAHGCLLKDVAGTDLVAALRQVLKGDRVVDPRIFPDDGQRSDALARSGLTRREYEVLRLAAQGQTNPEIAESTGLARNTVKTYLQSALHKLGARNRVEAIGKASEAGLL; via the coding sequence TTGGGTGCCGGAACCGTGCCGTCGCCGGTGACCGTGCTCGTCGTGGACGACCATCCGGTGGTCCGCGACGGGGTGAGCCTGCTGCTGCGCTACGACCCGGCGATGACCGTGGTGGGTTCGGCCGAGACCGGCCGGGCCGCGATCCAGCGGGCGGGCGAGCTGAAACCGGTGTTGATCCTGCTGGACCTGCGGCTGCCGGACATGCTCGCGCCCGAGGTCATCGCCGAGCTCCGGCGCGTGCACCCGGCCGGGCGGATCGTGGTGTTCACCGCGCACGGCGACCATCAGGGCGTGCGGGCCGCGCTGGACTCCGGGGCGCACGGCTGCCTGCTCAAGGACGTCGCCGGGACGGATCTGGTGGCCGCGTTGCGGCAGGTGCTGAAGGGTGACCGGGTCGTCGATCCGCGCATCTTCCCCGACGACGGCCAGCGGTCCGACGCGCTGGCCCGCAGCGGCCTGACGCGGCGCGAGTACGAGGTCCTGCGGCTGGCCGCGCAGGGACAGACGAATCCGGAGATCGCGGAATCGACCGGGCTGGCGCGGAACACGGTGAAGACGTACCTGCAGTCCGCGCTGCACAAACTCGGCGCCCGCAACCGCGTCGAAGCCATCGGCAAGGCCTCCGAAGCCGGCCTCCTCTGA
- a CDS encoding branched-chain amino acid ABC transporter permease produces MSDTAVKSPAPAPPAPPAKRDRTRLIKALLWIALLVVLLAIPLYLDAAWLKAGQYMMIGGVGAIGLTLLVGQAGQLSLAHAFFLLAGATGYTVLSGPAEDERVFGLGLDPGLSLVGAVAIAALLGLAFAPVSGRLRGIYLGVASLSLVFLGLYLGQSAETLTGGTSTGRTPQPFSLFGFPFTNDGPEIALMGVPIRQAERTWYLFLLLTVLAYVIARAAVSSRIGRSWRAVRDNEAAASVMGVNVTRAKAGAFAVSSAYAGLAGAMTVLWFDILKPDESEFGTYGINISIAFLAMVIIGGLGSVPGALVGALIVNGLPQVLSLYSADLGWFSGTGDGALTPILVSSFVYGAAIILVVLFEPGGLAAIGRRITPSKKRHLPEEQGK; encoded by the coding sequence GTGTCTGACACCGCTGTGAAATCCCCCGCCCCGGCCCCGCCGGCACCGCCCGCGAAACGTGATCGGACACGGCTGATCAAGGCCCTGCTGTGGATCGCGCTGCTCGTCGTCCTCCTGGCGATCCCGCTGTATCTCGACGCCGCCTGGCTGAAGGCCGGGCAGTACATGATGATCGGCGGGGTCGGCGCGATCGGGCTGACCCTGCTGGTCGGGCAGGCCGGGCAACTGTCGCTGGCGCACGCGTTCTTCCTGCTCGCGGGCGCGACCGGGTACACCGTCCTTTCCGGACCGGCCGAGGACGAGCGTGTGTTCGGGCTCGGCCTCGACCCCGGCCTGTCGCTGGTCGGCGCGGTGGCCATCGCCGCGTTACTGGGACTGGCCTTCGCCCCCGTTTCCGGACGGCTGCGCGGGATCTACCTCGGCGTCGCGTCGCTGTCGCTGGTGTTCCTGGGGCTCTACTTGGGACAGTCGGCCGAGACGCTGACCGGCGGGACATCGACCGGGCGCACGCCCCAGCCGTTCTCCCTGTTCGGCTTCCCGTTCACCAACGACGGCCCCGAAATCGCGCTGATGGGCGTGCCGATCCGGCAGGCGGAACGGACCTGGTACCTGTTCCTGTTGCTGACGGTGCTCGCGTACGTGATCGCCCGGGCGGCGGTCTCCAGCCGGATCGGCCGGTCGTGGCGCGCGGTGCGGGACAACGAAGCCGCCGCGTCCGTGATGGGCGTCAACGTCACGAGGGCCAAGGCGGGCGCGTTCGCGGTCTCTTCGGCGTACGCGGGACTCGCGGGCGCGATGACCGTGCTGTGGTTCGACATCCTCAAACCCGACGAAAGCGAATTCGGCACGTACGGCATCAACATCTCCATCGCCTTCCTGGCCATGGTGATCATCGGGGGACTCGGCTCGGTGCCCGGCGCGCTGGTGGGCGCGCTGATCGTCAACGGGCTGCCGCAGGTGCTTTCGCTGTACTCCGCCGATCTCGGCTGGTTCTCCGGAACCGGGGACGGCGCACTGACCCCGATCCTGGTCAGCTCGTTCGTCTACGGCGCCGCGATCATCCTCGTGGTGCTTTTCGAACCGGGCGGGCTCGCCGCGATCGGCCGCCGCATCACCCCCTCGAAGAAACGTCATCTCCCGGAGGAGCAAGGAAAATGA
- a CDS encoding branched-chain amino acid ABC transporter permease: protein MNTFLQLVVNGLGKGAVFALLALGFVIIFKATEVVNFAHGSLVLFGGYLVVVTRESLGWAGASLVGIVSAGLLALLLERLLLSRSRHADANSLALLTIGVDVIITEEIVRRLGVTLPFLGDAWDAQPFQIGGITLFRTHLVALLVAAVLITAFTLAFKYSNWGVAMRAQAENREAAALMGIRSSRVTATAWVVAGVLAGVAVLFIATQDFSGAGLSRGTHSIALAAFPAAILGGLDSTAGAVVGGLVVGLVEALSAQYVSFDFSKSAVFLVMLVVLVVRPSGLFGTRESTRV from the coding sequence GTGAACACCTTCCTGCAACTCGTGGTGAACGGACTCGGCAAGGGCGCGGTGTTCGCGTTGCTGGCGCTGGGTTTCGTGATCATCTTCAAGGCGACCGAAGTGGTCAACTTCGCGCACGGCTCACTCGTGCTCTTCGGCGGCTACCTGGTCGTGGTGACCCGCGAATCGCTCGGCTGGGCGGGCGCTTCCCTGGTCGGCATCGTCTCCGCCGGGCTGCTCGCCCTCCTGCTGGAACGGTTGCTGCTGTCCCGCTCGCGGCACGCGGACGCGAACAGCCTGGCGCTGCTGACCATCGGCGTCGACGTGATCATCACCGAGGAGATCGTGCGACGGCTCGGCGTCACCCTGCCGTTCCTCGGCGACGCCTGGGACGCGCAGCCGTTCCAGATCGGCGGGATCACGCTGTTCCGCACGCATCTGGTCGCGCTGCTCGTCGCGGCCGTGCTGATCACCGCGTTCACCCTCGCGTTCAAGTACTCGAACTGGGGTGTCGCGATGCGGGCGCAGGCCGAGAACCGCGAGGCCGCCGCGCTGATGGGGATCCGCAGTTCCCGGGTGACGGCGACCGCGTGGGTGGTGGCCGGCGTGCTCGCCGGGGTCGCGGTGCTGTTCATCGCCACCCAGGACTTCTCGGGCGCGGGCCTGTCCCGCGGCACGCACTCCATCGCGCTCGCGGCGTTCCCCGCGGCCATCCTCGGCGGGCTGGATTCGACCGCGGGCGCGGTGGTGGGCGGGCTGGTCGTCGGCCTCGTCGAGGCTCTTTCGGCGCAGTACGTGTCGTTCGACTTCTCCAAGAGCGCGGTCTTCCTGGTGATGCTCGTGGTCCTGGTGGTGCGGCCGTCGGGGTTGTTCGGGACGAGGGAGAGCACACGTGTCTGA
- a CDS encoding GAF domain-containing sensor histidine kinase — translation MTAKRQVATELAAEHSAVLGGLLREREALLATLDRVAALNGTARLIRESIGTHSGFVAELTGPEQAVIRWMSGTRTDALQDLAVPIGQGIGGRVLALGRPVRVNDYVSSPSITHQFDAQVRGEGLAAMIAVPIVNGTETVAIAYAAMREPRDFGDDAVQSLVEIAGEAGRALKLASVAEADRETALSAERLRMQSALHDSVGALLFSIGVQVRNLHEDISDNPALESRLRRLEGDVSAASRALRESLLALSESSPERALPVELAEHCRSFQARCGVPARFVQLAPVPRLDAERTGLLVAAVREGLLNVEKHADALSVVVSLLPSEEGVQVVVADDGTGHRGDEPEPGTGMGLRALAERAARLGGRVSLVHDEDDGCTLRAWVPEPCRRR, via the coding sequence GTGACGGCGAAACGCCAGGTCGCGACGGAACTCGCCGCCGAGCACAGCGCGGTGCTCGGCGGGCTTCTGCGCGAGCGCGAAGCGCTGCTCGCCACCCTCGACAGGGTCGCGGCGCTCAACGGCACCGCCCGGCTGATCCGCGAGTCGATCGGCACGCATTCCGGTTTCGTCGCCGAGCTGACCGGACCCGAACAGGCGGTGATCCGCTGGATGTCGGGCACCCGCACGGACGCACTGCAGGACCTCGCCGTGCCGATCGGCCAGGGCATCGGCGGCCGCGTGCTGGCGCTGGGCAGGCCGGTGCGGGTGAACGACTACGTCAGCTCGCCGAGCATCACCCACCAGTTCGACGCGCAGGTCCGCGGCGAGGGTCTCGCCGCGATGATCGCCGTCCCGATCGTCAACGGGACCGAAACCGTCGCCATCGCGTACGCCGCCATGCGCGAGCCGCGCGACTTCGGCGACGACGCCGTCCAATCCCTCGTAGAGATCGCCGGGGAGGCGGGCCGGGCGCTGAAACTGGCGTCGGTCGCCGAGGCCGACCGCGAAACGGCGTTGTCCGCCGAGCGGCTCCGCATGCAGAGCGCGCTGCACGATTCCGTCGGCGCGCTGCTGTTCTCCATCGGTGTCCAGGTCCGGAACCTGCACGAGGACATCAGCGACAACCCGGCGCTCGAATCGCGGCTGCGGCGGCTGGAAGGCGACGTGTCGGCCGCGTCGCGGGCACTGCGCGAGTCGCTGCTGGCGCTGTCGGAGTCGAGTCCGGAGCGCGCGCTGCCGGTGGAACTGGCCGAGCACTGCCGCTCGTTCCAGGCCCGCTGCGGCGTCCCGGCGCGGTTCGTCCAGCTCGCGCCGGTGCCGCGACTGGACGCCGAACGCACCGGACTGCTGGTCGCGGCCGTCCGGGAGGGCCTGCTCAACGTCGAGAAACACGCCGACGCGCTGTCGGTCGTGGTCAGCCTGCTGCCCAGCGAAGAGGGCGTGCAGGTGGTCGTCGCCGACGACGGGACCGGTCATCGTGGTGACGAACCGGAACCGGGGACCGGGATGGGCCTGCGCGCGCTGGCGGAACGCGCCGCGCGGCTCGGCGGCCGGGTCAGCCTGGTCCACGACGAGGACGACGGGTGCACACTGCGCGCTTGGGTGCCGGAACCGTGCCGTCGCCGGTGA
- a CDS encoding ABC transporter ATP-binding protein, with translation MTPPELHVTNVTLRFGGIRALDDVSFTVASGSLHALIGPNGAGKSSCFNVISGLYRANAGSVRLGDTVLSGLAPHRLAGLGVGRSFQNAALSPGSTVLDNVMLGRHALTKGGFLACGLRLPWTTRAERRHSARAKEICDFLGIGALVDLPVGALPYGAVKRVDLARALAVEPVLLLLDEPAAGMNATETAELAGTIRDVRDALGISILLVEHDMGLVMGIADRVTVLDFGKRIADGTPSEVQSDPDVIRAYLGTEATA, from the coding sequence ATGACGCCGCCCGAGTTGCACGTCACGAACGTGACCCTGCGCTTCGGCGGGATCCGGGCGCTGGACGACGTCTCCTTCACCGTCGCCTCCGGTTCGCTGCACGCGCTCATCGGCCCGAACGGTGCCGGGAAGTCCAGTTGCTTCAACGTGATCAGCGGCCTTTACCGGGCGAACGCGGGCAGCGTCCGGCTCGGTGACACCGTCCTTTCCGGACTCGCGCCGCATCGGCTGGCCGGGCTCGGTGTCGGCCGGTCGTTCCAGAACGCCGCCCTCTCCCCCGGCTCGACCGTGCTCGACAACGTCATGCTCGGACGGCACGCGCTGACCAAGGGCGGATTCCTCGCCTGCGGTCTCCGGCTGCCATGGACGACCCGGGCCGAACGGCGGCATTCCGCGCGGGCCAAGGAGATCTGCGACTTCCTCGGGATCGGCGCGCTCGTCGATCTCCCGGTCGGGGCGCTGCCGTACGGGGCGGTGAAGCGCGTCGACCTCGCCCGCGCGCTCGCCGTCGAACCGGTCCTGTTGCTGCTCGACGAACCCGCGGCCGGGATGAACGCGACCGAGACCGCCGAGCTGGCCGGGACGATCCGTGACGTCCGCGACGCGCTCGGCATCTCGATCCTGCTCGTGGAGCACGACATGGGGCTGGTGATGGGCATCGCGGACCGGGTCACCGTCCTGGACTTCGGCAAGCGCATCGCCGACGGGACGCCGTCCGAGGTCCAGTCGGATCCGGACGTGATCAGGGCATATCTCGGCACGGAGGCCACCGCGTGA
- a CDS encoding Glu/Leu/Phe/Val dehydrogenase dimerization domain-containing protein — translation MSVQELVVRRGRRSGVTTMVAVHSRVLGPAVGGCRFKVYPELGDAIDDVLRLSAAMTRKCAVAGLDFGGGKSVVALERVPSPEQRRDILLDHADLIASLDGAYLAGPDVGTGPDDMLVLRERTPHAFCVPEEHGGTGSSSGPTAVGVLAALRAGAKTVFGETSMRGREVVISGYGSVGAHLADALVEEGAEVTVSDVDEQRLLAAAGLGLRRVAPDRVLGIEADVLIPAAVGGVFGPAAEVRAPLVVGPANNQLTDDAVADDLAARGVLWIPDFVASAGGVVYTLGREKEKLTHDEALTRVETLEETTRRILDAASANGTTPLAEANALAEARLTSGAEPRTPSPREPRTAA, via the coding sequence ATGTCCGTACAAGAGCTGGTCGTCCGGCGGGGGCGCCGGTCCGGGGTGACCACGATGGTCGCCGTGCATTCGCGAGTGCTCGGCCCGGCCGTCGGAGGCTGCCGGTTCAAGGTCTATCCGGAGCTGGGCGACGCGATCGACGACGTCCTGAGGCTGTCCGCGGCGATGACCCGCAAATGCGCCGTCGCGGGCCTGGACTTCGGCGGAGGCAAGAGCGTCGTCGCACTCGAACGGGTGCCTTCGCCGGAGCAGCGGCGCGACATCCTGCTCGACCACGCCGACCTCATCGCGTCACTCGATGGGGCGTATCTCGCCGGTCCGGACGTCGGCACCGGCCCGGACGACATGCTCGTGCTGCGCGAGCGGACCCCGCACGCGTTCTGCGTGCCCGAAGAGCACGGCGGCACCGGCTCGTCCAGTGGGCCGACCGCGGTCGGGGTGCTCGCCGCACTGAGGGCAGGGGCGAAGACCGTCTTCGGCGAGACCTCGATGCGAGGGCGCGAAGTGGTCATCAGCGGCTACGGCTCGGTCGGCGCGCATCTGGCGGACGCCCTGGTCGAGGAGGGCGCCGAGGTCACCGTGTCCGATGTGGACGAACAGCGGCTACTGGCCGCCGCGGGACTGGGGCTGCGCCGCGTCGCGCCGGACCGGGTACTCGGCATCGAGGCCGACGTCCTGATCCCCGCAGCCGTCGGCGGGGTGTTCGGCCCCGCCGCCGAGGTCCGCGCGCCGCTCGTCGTCGGCCCGGCCAACAACCAGCTCACCGACGACGCGGTGGCGGACGACCTCGCCGCCAGGGGTGTCCTGTGGATCCCGGATTTCGTCGCGAGTGCCGGGGGAGTCGTCTACACGCTCGGCCGGGAGAAGGAGAAGCTCACGCACGACGAGGCGCTCACCCGCGTCGAGACCCTGGAGGAGACCACGCGAAGGATTCTCGACGCCGCTTCGGCCAACGGCACGACACCGCTGGCCGAAGCGAACGCACTGGCCGAAGCGAGACTCACTTCTGGTGCGGAGCCACGTACTCCTTCGCCTCGGGAGCCTCGAACAGCGGCTTGA